One Dermacentor albipictus isolate Rhodes 1998 colony chromosome 10, USDA_Dalb.pri_finalv2, whole genome shotgun sequence genomic window, CAACCGCGAGCCGGGGGACACGTCGCCCGAGCCCAGCACGTCGCAGCAGAACGAGCTGGCCTTCCAAGGTGACATATACACGCAGATGCGGCGCAGTCGCAGGCAGCGCGAACGCCTCCAGAAGATCCGCGAGACCCGAGAGAAGTTTCTGGAAGCTGGCAGCTCCAGCAGCGGCAGCGAGTTCGGCAGGAAACGACGCGGCTTGCATCCTCGCAGGGGCTCCATCATGGCCTTCAAGAAGGACAAGAGGAAGGCGAGCGGTGGCGGTACGCCGCTGACGGACATGGAGTGTGCCGTTCCCGCACGAGCCGTCGTCATAGACGTCTCCTCCGGGTCTCCTACCTCCGCGGAGAGCTCGGAAGACGAGGACGACGCGGCCTGGTCCGGCGGGGAGCGCGGCTCCCGAATCAAACCCGAAGAGCTGCTCGAGGAGAACGACAGCCTGCAGACGTTCAGGGACGTCTGCAGTCCCCGCAAGAAAGGTCAAGCGTCACCGCCGCCAAATGTGCGCGAGCCTACAGAGTCGCAGACGGCCGAGACCGCGTCTCTCGCCAGCGCTGCGGCGAAGGATCAAGCAGCAGTCGGCAAGACGCCGCCGACCAAGAAGCTGGCAGAACCGTTCGCGGCCGCGAAATGGCCGAGGAAATCTGCTCTCCGCAAACGCAAGGTGTCCAGGAGAGCGTCCGTTGCGTCGTCGGGCAGCGCTGGCGAGAAAGCGACGAAGACAGCGCCAGGAAAGCCTTCGTCTATCGCGGTGACGGACTCGTCGTCCGCGGTTGCTGGTGGAGCGAGCCAGCCTCAAGCCGAGTTCTCTTCGCCAACAAGCTTATTGTTGACCGAGGAGCCCATCGCCAGCGACAAACGCCCTGCGCCTACTAGCCCGGCCGAAAGCGTCGCTAAGAAAGACAAGGCTAAGCGGCGGAAACCGAAGGCCGGAAGCCACAAGAAGAAAGCGAGGGGCAAGTCGGCGAAAACCGCTCACGGCCCGGGAGAGAAATCGCCTTCGTTTCCGGAGGAGGGCTCGTACACGGGTGGCGATGTGCATTCAGGTGCCGCCAGCGAAGATAAGGCGCGTCGGAAGCACGATACACCCGGGGCCCCTTCGAAGGACAAGGTGCGCTCCCGTGTGGCAAGGCATCCAATCGCCAGCAAGGAGCCTTCCGCTTCCACCGGCGCAACCGCACCATCGCAAACTGCTGAAGCTGCACGACGCAGAAAAAGCGCGAGAGGCCATTCTCAGCCAGCGACTTCCGTTAGGGCACCGGGCGAGCTAGTGGACGCGGGATTCCACCAGGGCAGCAAGGCTATTCCATCGGCCACCGACGCAGCCATGGTGCATGTCGCTGGCAGGGGCAGTCATCCAGACGCGAAAGCCATCAAGCGAGACAGCGCTGCCGCTCTGAAGACCGCACCACTGCTCCGCTTGGAACAGTGGACGAGCGAACGGGAGGAACGCGACGCAGAAGCCAGGCTGTCCGCTCAGGCTCCAGTCGGCGTTCCGCGAAGTAGCGAGGCTGTCGGAACATCCGCGGGGGCGAGTCGAGCGGTCGGCGTGCATAAAAGGCACGCTAAGAAGCACAGGACCTCCAAGACTGTGGCCACTGC contains:
- the LOC139050310 gene encoding pneumococcal serine-rich repeat protein-like, whose amino-acid sequence is MAGMAWTLHPALFYEKYGTVLVQLWESGAFGNMFRPVRTLSKSIGDRITSLRRQRSVAAPPKPIAEAEAEVLSLTDDSVATDDEALSRVNREPGDTSPEPSTSQQNELAFQGDIYTQMRRSRRQRERLQKIRETREKFLEAGSSSSGSEFGRKRRGLHPRRGSIMAFKKDKRKASGGGTPLTDMECAVPARAVVIDVSSGSPTSAESSEDEDDAAWSGGERGSRIKPEELLEENDSLQTFRDVCSPRKKGQASPPPNVREPTESQTAETASLASAAAKDQAAVGKTPPTKKLAEPFAAAKWPRKSALRKRKVSRRASVASSGSAGEKATKTAPGKPSSIAVTDSSSAVAGGASQPQAEFSSPTSLLLTEEPIASDKRPAPTSPAESVAKKDKAKRRKPKAGSHKKKARGKSAKTAHGPGEKSPSFPEEGSYTGGDVHSGAASEDKARRKHDTPGAPSKDKVRSRVARHPIASKEPSASTGATAPSQTAEAARRRKSARGHSQPATSVRAPGELVDAGFHQGSKAIPSATDAAMVHVAGRGSHPDAKAIKRDSAAALKTAPLLRLEQWTSEREERDAEARLSAQAPVGVPRSSEAVGTSAGASRAVGVHKRHAKKHRTSKTVATAVDASSGAATSVKDVEPERPSPVSPQAVSSDSAERVSDEVVGVHHHHRRRSHGRSKRHAEGVHRRHSRKTKEDLPVDSTQLATGSALPSATLANASADLGDRPSRVEGFAAAAPPRKDVDAESTTSVVSASSVRCRVMPPTADITLTGTDTGTSAGSERHPPRATTVVEGDDVTIHVDLSSRDRAAMFWPFGRRGDKKKK